One segment of Panulirus ornatus isolate Po-2019 chromosome 2, ASM3632096v1, whole genome shotgun sequence DNA contains the following:
- the LOC139756846 gene encoding uncharacterized protein, with protein METHTGEKKPHRCTHCQNTFPKSIVVKHMTVHTGEKPHMCSLCQKNFPKRSNLVQHMSVHTGEKPYECSHCQKTFSQKGNLVKHMTIHTGEKPYECSHCQKTFSQRTNLVQHMTVHTGEKPYECSYCQKTFSWKSNLVQHMNIHTGKKPHECSNCQKTFSRKGDLVKHMTVHTGEKPYECLHCQKTFSRKSDLVRHMTVHTGEKPHECSQCQKTFSQKGDLVKHMTVHTGEKPYQCSHCQKTFSQKGDLVKHMTVHTRETPYECSLCQKTFSRRSTLVQHMNLHTGERPYECSQCHKTFSQKGNLVKHMTVHTGEKPYECPYCQNTFSRKGDLVKHMTVHTGEKPHKCSLCQKTFSRRSNLVRHITVHTGEKPYECSYCQKTFSERSNLVRHITLHTGEKPYECSQCQKTFNQKGDLVKHMIVHTGEKPYECSNCQKTFSRKGYLVRHMTVHTGEKPYECSQCQKTFSQRSHLVKHMTVHTGEKAYDYS; from the coding sequence ATGGAAACTCATACTGGTGAAAAGAAGCCACATAGATGTACTCATTGCCAAAATACCTTCCCCAAGAGTATTGTAGTaaagcacatgactgttcatacaggagagaagccacataTGTGTTCACTTTGCCAAAAAAACTTTCCCAAGAGGAGTAATTTAGTGCAGCATATGAgtgttcacacaggagagaagccatatgagtgttcacattgccaGAAGACATTCTCCCAGAAGGGTAATTTAGTGAAGCACATGACTATACACActggagaaaagccatatgagtgttcacattgccaaaagacatttTCCCAGAGAACtaatttagtgcagcacatgactgttcacacaggagagaagccatatgaatgttcatactGTCAGAAGACATTCTCATGGAAGAGtaatttagtgcagcacatgaatattcatactGGAAAAAAGCcacatgagtgttcaaattgccaaaagacattctcCCGAAAGGGTGATTTGGtgaagcacatgactgttcatacaggagaaaagccatacGAGTGTCTTCATtgtcaaaagaccttctcccggAAGAGTGATTTAGTGCGgcatatgactgttcatacaggagagaaaccacatgagtgttcacagtgccaaaagaccttctcccagaaAGGTGATTTAGtgaagcacatgactgttcatacaggagaaaagccatatcagtgttcacattgccaaaagaccttctctcaGAAGGGTGATTTAGtgaagcacatgactgttcatacaagaGAAACGCCATATGAGTGTTCACTTTGCCAAAAGACATTCTCCCGGAGGAGTACTTTAGTGCAGCATATGAATCTTCATACAGGAGAAAGACCATATGAGTGTTCACAATGCCATAAGACTTTCTCCCAGAAGGGCAATTTAGTGAAGCATATGACTGTGcacacaggagaaaagccatatgagTGTCCTTATTGCCAAAATACTTTTTCCCGGAAGGGTGATTTAGtgaagcacatgactgttcatacaggagaaaaaccaCACAAGTGTTCACTTTGCCAAAAGACATTCTCCCGGAGGAGTAATTTAGTGCGGCACAtaactgttcatacaggagagaaaccatatgaatgttcatattGCCAAAAGACGTTCTCTGAGAGGAGTAATTTAGTACGGCACATAACtcttcatacaggagaaaagccttATGAGTGTTCACAATGCCAAAAGACATTCAATCAGAAGGGTGATTTAGTGAAgcacatgattgttcatacagGGGAGAAGCCgtatgagtgttcaaattgccaAAAGACATTTTCCCGGAAGGGTTATTTAGTgcggcacatgactgttcatacaggagagaagccatatgagtgttcacagtgccaaaagactttcTCCCAGAGGAGTCATTTAGTGaaacacatgactgttcatacaggagagaaagcatatgactatTCATAG